A window of the Tachysurus fulvidraco isolate hzauxx_2018 chromosome 6, HZAU_PFXX_2.0, whole genome shotgun sequence genome harbors these coding sequences:
- the nab1b gene encoding NGFI-A-binding protein 1b isoform X1, giving the protein MSVVNLRELKPSSLLPEVFYKKGEEESFQVMAATLPRTLGELQLYRILQRANLLCYYDAFIQQGGDDVQQLCEAAEDEFLEIMALVGMASKPLHVRRLQKALRDWVTNPALFNQPLASLPVCSIPVYKLPDGPVLPVKVPKTDPPKTEAGSGSSSATASPLLSGNEPRFWAERSLSPAELGSPSSPLPRDTLEALDIAAVQAVSECVDRMARALPKSDPAELREQLKANKKLAKMIGHIFDLSDDDPRREEEIRKYSAIYGRFDSKRKDGKHLTLHELTVNEAAAQLCIKEVALLTRRDELFGLARQVSREVTYKYTYRTSKSRCGDRDEPSPKRIKTEQEGFFDLQEALQAIHMRQESLREQLNQARSKGEETLTRNIQVQLERLLAKQMEILHDAATQDRLQALEWRVPPGAVKHHAELHANANTNGVQSSTDKHTEQHGERPLNLRITGQRGGASEGDTTLGKQLANELKRHHQASVESKAAAATENGSGGEVSPRALNLSEKKSIKCEPEDSR; this is encoded by the exons ATGAGTGTGGTGAACTTACGGGAGCTGAAACCCTCCTCTTTACTTCCTGAAGTTTTCTACAAGAAGGGAGAAGAAGAGTCGTTTCAG GTCATGGCGGCGACTTTGCCCAGGACTCTTGGCGAGTTGCAGCTCTACCGCATCTTACAGCGGGCCAACCTGCTGTGCTACTACGACGCGTTCATCCAGCAGGGCGGCGACGACGTGCAACAGCTGTGCGAAGCAGCCGAGGATGAGTTCCTGGAGATCATGGCGCTGGTTGGGATGGCTAGCAAACCGCTGCACGTGCGACGCCTCCAGAAAGCCCTGCGTGACTGGGTGACCAACCCAGCACTGTTTAACCAGCCGCtcgcttcacttcctgtctgcagCATCCCTGTCTACAAACTTCCTGATGGCCCCGTGCTGCCTGTCAAAGTTCCTAAAACAGATCCGCCTAAAACTGAAGCCGGCAGCGGGAGCTCGTCGGCCACCGCCTCGCCTCTGCTGAGTGGCAACGAGCCGCGTTTCTGGGCCGAGCGAAGCCTCTCGCCGGCCGAGCTCGGCTCACCCTCGTCCCCACTGCCGCGTGACACCCTTGAAGCTCTTGACATCGCCGCAGTCCAGGCcgttagtgagtgtgtagaCAGGATGGCTCGTGCGTTACCCAAAAGTGACCCGGCGGAGCTGAGAGAGCAGCTCAAGGCTAACAAGAAGCTCGCCAAAATGATTGGCCATATCTTCGACTTGAGCGACGATGACCCGCGCCGGGAGGAGGAGATTCGCAAATACAGCGCCATCTATGGACGCTTCGACTCCAAGAGGAAGGATGGCAAACATCTCACACTCCACGAG CTGACGGTGAACGAGGCAGCAGCTCAGCTGTGTATAAAGGAAGTGGCATTACTCACGCGCAGGGACGAGTTATTTGGACTCGCTCGCCAGGTCTCCAGAGAGGTCAcctacaaatacacatacaggaCCAGCAA ATCTCGCTGTGGAGACAGGGACGAGCCGTCACCGAAGAGAATTAAAACGGAG CAGGAAGGCTTTTTTGACCTGCAGGAGGCGCTACAGGCCATCCACATGCGTCAGGAGAGTCTGAGAGAGCAGCTGAATCAGGCTCGCTCCAAAGGAGAGGAAACACTCACTCGAAACATCcag GTTCAGCTGGAGCGTCTCTTGGCTAAACAGATGGAGATTTTGCACGATGCAGCGACGCAGGACAGACTGCAGGCTCTGGAGTGGCGTGTTCCTCCCGGGGCAGTTAAACACCACGCTGAATtgcatgctaatgctaacaccaACGGGGTGCAGAGCAGCAccgataaacacacagagcagcaTG GTGAGAGGCCACTAAATCTGCGAATAACAGGACAAAGAGGCGGAGCTTCAGAAGGAGACACAACTCTGGGAAAACAGCTGGCCAATGAGCTTAAGAGACATCACCAAGCCAGTGTCGAGAGCAAGGCAGCAGCCgccacag agaACGGCAGTGGAGGGGAGGTGAGTCCCCGTGCTCTCAACCtctcagaaaagaaaagcatcaaATGTGAACCCGAGGACTCCAGATAG
- the nab1b gene encoding NGFI-A-binding protein 1b isoform X4, with translation MSVVNLRELKPSSLLPEVFYKKGEEESFQVMAATLPRTLGELQLYRILQRANLLCYYDAFIQQGGDDVQQLCEAAEDEFLEIMALVGMASKPLHVRRLQKALRDWVTNPALFNQPLASLPVCSIPVYKLPDGPVLPVKVPKTDPPKTEAGSGSSSATASPLLSGNEPRFWAERSLSPAELGSPSSPLPRDTLEALDIAAVQAVSECVDRMARALPKSDPAELREQLKANKKLAKMIGHIFDLSDDDPRREEEIRKYSAIYGRFDSKRKDGKHLTLHELTVNEAAAQLCIKEVALLTRRDELFGLARQVSREVTYKYTYRTSKSRCGDRDEPSPKRIKTEQEGFFDLQEALQAIHMRQESLREQLNQARSKGEETLTRNIQVQLERLLAKQMEILHDAATQDRLQALEWRVPPGAVKHHAELHANANTNGVQSSTDKHTEQHENGSGGEVSPRALNLSEKKSIKCEPEDSR, from the exons ATGAGTGTGGTGAACTTACGGGAGCTGAAACCCTCCTCTTTACTTCCTGAAGTTTTCTACAAGAAGGGAGAAGAAGAGTCGTTTCAG GTCATGGCGGCGACTTTGCCCAGGACTCTTGGCGAGTTGCAGCTCTACCGCATCTTACAGCGGGCCAACCTGCTGTGCTACTACGACGCGTTCATCCAGCAGGGCGGCGACGACGTGCAACAGCTGTGCGAAGCAGCCGAGGATGAGTTCCTGGAGATCATGGCGCTGGTTGGGATGGCTAGCAAACCGCTGCACGTGCGACGCCTCCAGAAAGCCCTGCGTGACTGGGTGACCAACCCAGCACTGTTTAACCAGCCGCtcgcttcacttcctgtctgcagCATCCCTGTCTACAAACTTCCTGATGGCCCCGTGCTGCCTGTCAAAGTTCCTAAAACAGATCCGCCTAAAACTGAAGCCGGCAGCGGGAGCTCGTCGGCCACCGCCTCGCCTCTGCTGAGTGGCAACGAGCCGCGTTTCTGGGCCGAGCGAAGCCTCTCGCCGGCCGAGCTCGGCTCACCCTCGTCCCCACTGCCGCGTGACACCCTTGAAGCTCTTGACATCGCCGCAGTCCAGGCcgttagtgagtgtgtagaCAGGATGGCTCGTGCGTTACCCAAAAGTGACCCGGCGGAGCTGAGAGAGCAGCTCAAGGCTAACAAGAAGCTCGCCAAAATGATTGGCCATATCTTCGACTTGAGCGACGATGACCCGCGCCGGGAGGAGGAGATTCGCAAATACAGCGCCATCTATGGACGCTTCGACTCCAAGAGGAAGGATGGCAAACATCTCACACTCCACGAG CTGACGGTGAACGAGGCAGCAGCTCAGCTGTGTATAAAGGAAGTGGCATTACTCACGCGCAGGGACGAGTTATTTGGACTCGCTCGCCAGGTCTCCAGAGAGGTCAcctacaaatacacatacaggaCCAGCAA ATCTCGCTGTGGAGACAGGGACGAGCCGTCACCGAAGAGAATTAAAACGGAG CAGGAAGGCTTTTTTGACCTGCAGGAGGCGCTACAGGCCATCCACATGCGTCAGGAGAGTCTGAGAGAGCAGCTGAATCAGGCTCGCTCCAAAGGAGAGGAAACACTCACTCGAAACATCcag GTTCAGCTGGAGCGTCTCTTGGCTAAACAGATGGAGATTTTGCACGATGCAGCGACGCAGGACAGACTGCAGGCTCTGGAGTGGCGTGTTCCTCCCGGGGCAGTTAAACACCACGCTGAATtgcatgctaatgctaacaccaACGGGGTGCAGAGCAGCAccgataaacacacagagcagcaTG agaACGGCAGTGGAGGGGAGGTGAGTCCCCGTGCTCTCAACCtctcagaaaagaaaagcatcaaATGTGAACCCGAGGACTCCAGATAG
- the nab1b gene encoding NGFI-A-binding protein 1b isoform X3 gives MAATLPRTLGELQLYRILQRANLLCYYDAFIQQGGDDVQQLCEAAEDEFLEIMALVGMASKPLHVRRLQKALRDWVTNPALFNQPLASLPVCSIPVYKLPDGPVLPVKVPKTDPPKTEAGSGSSSATASPLLSGNEPRFWAERSLSPAELGSPSSPLPRDTLEALDIAAVQAVSECVDRMARALPKSDPAELREQLKANKKLAKMIGHIFDLSDDDPRREEEIRKYSAIYGRFDSKRKDGKHLTLHELTVNEAAAQLCIKEVALLTRRDELFGLARQVSREVTYKYTYRTSKSRCGDRDEPSPKRIKTEQEGFFDLQEALQAIHMRQESLREQLNQARSKGEETLTRNIQVQLERLLAKQMEILHDAATQDRLQALEWRVPPGAVKHHAELHANANTNGVQSSTDKHTEQHGERPLNLRITGQRGGASEGDTTLGKQLANELKRHHQASVESKAAAATENGSGGEVSPRALNLSEKKSIKCEPEDSR, from the exons ATGGCGGCGACTTTGCCCAGGACTCTTGGCGAGTTGCAGCTCTACCGCATCTTACAGCGGGCCAACCTGCTGTGCTACTACGACGCGTTCATCCAGCAGGGCGGCGACGACGTGCAACAGCTGTGCGAAGCAGCCGAGGATGAGTTCCTGGAGATCATGGCGCTGGTTGGGATGGCTAGCAAACCGCTGCACGTGCGACGCCTCCAGAAAGCCCTGCGTGACTGGGTGACCAACCCAGCACTGTTTAACCAGCCGCtcgcttcacttcctgtctgcagCATCCCTGTCTACAAACTTCCTGATGGCCCCGTGCTGCCTGTCAAAGTTCCTAAAACAGATCCGCCTAAAACTGAAGCCGGCAGCGGGAGCTCGTCGGCCACCGCCTCGCCTCTGCTGAGTGGCAACGAGCCGCGTTTCTGGGCCGAGCGAAGCCTCTCGCCGGCCGAGCTCGGCTCACCCTCGTCCCCACTGCCGCGTGACACCCTTGAAGCTCTTGACATCGCCGCAGTCCAGGCcgttagtgagtgtgtagaCAGGATGGCTCGTGCGTTACCCAAAAGTGACCCGGCGGAGCTGAGAGAGCAGCTCAAGGCTAACAAGAAGCTCGCCAAAATGATTGGCCATATCTTCGACTTGAGCGACGATGACCCGCGCCGGGAGGAGGAGATTCGCAAATACAGCGCCATCTATGGACGCTTCGACTCCAAGAGGAAGGATGGCAAACATCTCACACTCCACGAG CTGACGGTGAACGAGGCAGCAGCTCAGCTGTGTATAAAGGAAGTGGCATTACTCACGCGCAGGGACGAGTTATTTGGACTCGCTCGCCAGGTCTCCAGAGAGGTCAcctacaaatacacatacaggaCCAGCAA ATCTCGCTGTGGAGACAGGGACGAGCCGTCACCGAAGAGAATTAAAACGGAG CAGGAAGGCTTTTTTGACCTGCAGGAGGCGCTACAGGCCATCCACATGCGTCAGGAGAGTCTGAGAGAGCAGCTGAATCAGGCTCGCTCCAAAGGAGAGGAAACACTCACTCGAAACATCcag GTTCAGCTGGAGCGTCTCTTGGCTAAACAGATGGAGATTTTGCACGATGCAGCGACGCAGGACAGACTGCAGGCTCTGGAGTGGCGTGTTCCTCCCGGGGCAGTTAAACACCACGCTGAATtgcatgctaatgctaacaccaACGGGGTGCAGAGCAGCAccgataaacacacagagcagcaTG GTGAGAGGCCACTAAATCTGCGAATAACAGGACAAAGAGGCGGAGCTTCAGAAGGAGACACAACTCTGGGAAAACAGCTGGCCAATGAGCTTAAGAGACATCACCAAGCCAGTGTCGAGAGCAAGGCAGCAGCCgccacag agaACGGCAGTGGAGGGGAGGTGAGTCCCCGTGCTCTCAACCtctcagaaaagaaaagcatcaaATGTGAACCCGAGGACTCCAGATAG
- the nab1b gene encoding NGFI-A-binding protein 1b isoform X2 codes for MSVVNLRELKPSSLLPEVFYKKGEEESFQVMAATLPRTLGELQLYRILQRANLLCYYDAFIQQGGDDVQQLCEAAEDEFLEIMALVGMASKPLHVRRLQKALRDWVTNPALFNQPLASLPVCSIPVYKLPDGPVLPVKVPKTDPPKTEAGSGSSSATASPLLSGNEPRFWAERSLSPAELGSPSSPLPRDTLEALDIAAVQAVSECVDRMARALPKSDPAELREQLKANKKLAKMIGHIFDLSDDDPRREEEIRKYSAIYGRFDSKRKDGKHLTLHELTVNEAAAQLCIKEVALLTRRDELFGLARQVSREVTYKYTYRTSKSRCGDRDEPSPKRIKTEEGFFDLQEALQAIHMRQESLREQLNQARSKGEETLTRNIQVQLERLLAKQMEILHDAATQDRLQALEWRVPPGAVKHHAELHANANTNGVQSSTDKHTEQHGERPLNLRITGQRGGASEGDTTLGKQLANELKRHHQASVESKAAAATENGSGGEVSPRALNLSEKKSIKCEPEDSR; via the exons ATGAGTGTGGTGAACTTACGGGAGCTGAAACCCTCCTCTTTACTTCCTGAAGTTTTCTACAAGAAGGGAGAAGAAGAGTCGTTTCAG GTCATGGCGGCGACTTTGCCCAGGACTCTTGGCGAGTTGCAGCTCTACCGCATCTTACAGCGGGCCAACCTGCTGTGCTACTACGACGCGTTCATCCAGCAGGGCGGCGACGACGTGCAACAGCTGTGCGAAGCAGCCGAGGATGAGTTCCTGGAGATCATGGCGCTGGTTGGGATGGCTAGCAAACCGCTGCACGTGCGACGCCTCCAGAAAGCCCTGCGTGACTGGGTGACCAACCCAGCACTGTTTAACCAGCCGCtcgcttcacttcctgtctgcagCATCCCTGTCTACAAACTTCCTGATGGCCCCGTGCTGCCTGTCAAAGTTCCTAAAACAGATCCGCCTAAAACTGAAGCCGGCAGCGGGAGCTCGTCGGCCACCGCCTCGCCTCTGCTGAGTGGCAACGAGCCGCGTTTCTGGGCCGAGCGAAGCCTCTCGCCGGCCGAGCTCGGCTCACCCTCGTCCCCACTGCCGCGTGACACCCTTGAAGCTCTTGACATCGCCGCAGTCCAGGCcgttagtgagtgtgtagaCAGGATGGCTCGTGCGTTACCCAAAAGTGACCCGGCGGAGCTGAGAGAGCAGCTCAAGGCTAACAAGAAGCTCGCCAAAATGATTGGCCATATCTTCGACTTGAGCGACGATGACCCGCGCCGGGAGGAGGAGATTCGCAAATACAGCGCCATCTATGGACGCTTCGACTCCAAGAGGAAGGATGGCAAACATCTCACACTCCACGAG CTGACGGTGAACGAGGCAGCAGCTCAGCTGTGTATAAAGGAAGTGGCATTACTCACGCGCAGGGACGAGTTATTTGGACTCGCTCGCCAGGTCTCCAGAGAGGTCAcctacaaatacacatacaggaCCAGCAA ATCTCGCTGTGGAGACAGGGACGAGCCGTCACCGAAGAGAATTAAAACGGAG GAAGGCTTTTTTGACCTGCAGGAGGCGCTACAGGCCATCCACATGCGTCAGGAGAGTCTGAGAGAGCAGCTGAATCAGGCTCGCTCCAAAGGAGAGGAAACACTCACTCGAAACATCcag GTTCAGCTGGAGCGTCTCTTGGCTAAACAGATGGAGATTTTGCACGATGCAGCGACGCAGGACAGACTGCAGGCTCTGGAGTGGCGTGTTCCTCCCGGGGCAGTTAAACACCACGCTGAATtgcatgctaatgctaacaccaACGGGGTGCAGAGCAGCAccgataaacacacagagcagcaTG GTGAGAGGCCACTAAATCTGCGAATAACAGGACAAAGAGGCGGAGCTTCAGAAGGAGACACAACTCTGGGAAAACAGCTGGCCAATGAGCTTAAGAGACATCACCAAGCCAGTGTCGAGAGCAAGGCAGCAGCCgccacag agaACGGCAGTGGAGGGGAGGTGAGTCCCCGTGCTCTCAACCtctcagaaaagaaaagcatcaaATGTGAACCCGAGGACTCCAGATAG